One genomic window of Vibrio ziniensis includes the following:
- the glmM gene encoding phosphoglucosamine mutase — translation MSDERRYFGTDGVRGKVGQYPITPDFVLKLGWAAGRVLAKQGTKQVIIGKDTRISGYMLESALEAGLAAAGLKAVLTGPMPTPAVAYLTQTFRAEAGIVISASHNPYYDNGIKFFSSEGTKLPDEVELAIEAELDKDITCVESAMLGKASRLVDAAGRYIEFCKSTFPSKLSLAGLKIVVDCAHGATYHIAPNVFKELGAEVIAMGIEPNGTNINDKVGATDVAALQKRVVEEQAHLGLAFDGDGDRLIMVDENGNKVDGDQIAYIIARDALRRGELKGGVVGTLMTNLGMENGLKQLGIPFVRAAVGDRYVMEQLLAKGWKIGAENSGHIILLDKVTTGDAIVAALQVLASIVGSNMSLGELSKGMTLYPQVLENVRFSGDSNPLEADAVIASVKEVEAQLGAKGRVLLRKSGTEPLLRVMVEGEDADLVKSSALKIAEAVKANC, via the coding sequence ATGTCTGACGAAAGACGTTATTTTGGTACTGACGGTGTACGAGGCAAGGTTGGTCAATACCCAATCACGCCTGATTTTGTACTTAAGCTAGGTTGGGCTGCTGGACGAGTGTTGGCAAAGCAAGGCACTAAGCAAGTCATTATTGGCAAAGATACCCGCATTTCTGGTTACATGTTGGAATCTGCTCTTGAAGCAGGTTTGGCCGCAGCTGGCTTAAAAGCTGTGCTCACGGGGCCGATGCCGACCCCAGCAGTCGCTTATTTAACCCAAACATTTCGTGCTGAAGCGGGGATTGTTATTTCTGCATCACATAACCCATATTACGACAATGGTATTAAGTTTTTCTCTTCTGAAGGTACAAAACTTCCGGATGAAGTGGAGTTAGCTATTGAAGCTGAGTTAGATAAAGATATCACTTGTGTAGAATCAGCAATGCTAGGTAAAGCTTCTCGTTTAGTGGATGCGGCTGGCCGTTACATTGAATTTTGTAAGAGCACCTTCCCAAGTAAGCTGAGCTTAGCTGGATTAAAAATCGTGGTGGATTGCGCTCATGGTGCAACTTACCACATTGCACCTAATGTTTTTAAAGAGCTAGGCGCTGAAGTGATTGCCATGGGCATCGAACCAAATGGAACCAACATTAATGACAAAGTGGGAGCTACAGATGTTGCTGCTTTGCAAAAGCGTGTTGTTGAAGAACAAGCCCATTTAGGTCTGGCTTTTGACGGTGACGGTGACCGTTTGATCATGGTTGATGAGAATGGTAACAAAGTCGATGGTGACCAAATTGCTTATATCATTGCTCGTGATGCATTGCGCAGAGGTGAACTGAAAGGTGGTGTTGTTGGTACCCTAATGACTAACCTAGGTATGGAAAATGGCTTGAAGCAGTTAGGTATTCCGTTTGTGCGCGCTGCTGTTGGCGACCGTTATGTTATGGAACAATTGCTGGCGAAAGGTTGGAAGATTGGTGCTGAGAACTCAGGCCATATCATCCTGCTTGATAAAGTCACCACCGGTGATGCAATTGTCGCTGCGTTGCAAGTATTGGCTTCAATCGTGGGTAGTAATATGTCATTAGGTGAGCTATCAAAAGGCATGACACTGTACCCTCAAGTTCTCGAAAATGTGCGTTTTAGTGGTGATTCCAATCCACTTGAAGCTGATGCCGTGATCGCAAGCGTTAAAGAAGTCGAAGCGCAACTTGGCGCAAAAGGTCGGGTATTACTCCGTAAGTCAGGTACTGAGCCTTTGCTTCGCGTAATGGTTGAAGGTGAAGACGCAGATCTTGTTAAATCTTCAGCTTTAAAAATTGCAGAAGCAGTTAAAGCTAACTGTTAA